Proteins from a genomic interval of Candidatus Methylomirabilota bacterium:
- a CDS encoding thymidylate synthase — protein MTDEFTPDERAALAPYFTNLDGPVFALVNLPEVVKGALFARYSRSPKSLRRLFLDEFLPKGSLADAAAHGTTWALGEATRERAEQ, from the coding sequence ATGACCGACGAGTTCACGCCGGACGAGCGCGCCGCCCTCGCCCCGTATTTCACGAACCTCGACGGCCCGGTCTTCGCGCTCGTCAACCTGCCGGAGGTCGTCAAGGGCGCGCTATTCGCGCGCTACTCGCGCTCGCCGAAGTCGCTCCGCCGGCTCTTCCTCGACGAGTTCCTCCCCAAGGGGAGCCTCGCGGACGCCGCGGCCCACGGCACGACGTGGGCGCTCGGCGAGGCGACGCGGGAGCGCGCCGAGCAG